A stretch of Streptococcus sp. oral taxon 061 DNA encodes these proteins:
- a CDS encoding YqeG family HAD IIIA-type phosphatase: protein MAIENYMPDFAVEAVYDLTVQSLKDQGIKAVLVDLDNTLIAWNNPDGTPEMKQWLHDLRDAGIRIIVVSNNSKKRVQRAVEKFGIDYVYWALKPFTFGIDCAMKEFHYEKNEVVMVGDQLMTDIRAAHRAGIRSILVKPLVQHDSIKTQINRARERRVMKQITEKYGPITYKKGI from the coding sequence ATGGCGATTGAAAATTACATGCCAGACTTTGCTGTAGAAGCAGTATATGATTTGACAGTCCAAAGCCTGAAAGACCAAGGGATCAAAGCTGTTTTGGTCGATTTGGATAATACCCTCATTGCTTGGAATAACCCTGATGGGACTCCAGAAATGAAGCAGTGGTTACATGACCTTCGTGATGCTGGTATTCGTATCATCGTAGTGTCCAATAACTCTAAAAAACGCGTTCAACGGGCAGTTGAAAAATTTGGAATTGACTATGTTTATTGGGCTTTGAAGCCTTTTACTTTCGGGATTGACTGTGCCATGAAGGAATTCCACTATGAGAAAAACGAAGTAGTCATGGTTGGAGATCAGCTCATGACGGATATTCGAGCTGCCCACCGAGCAGGGATTCGTTCGATTTTGGTCAAACCCTTGGTCCAGCATGATTCTATCAAAACGCAAATCAACCGTGCTCGTGAGCGCCGTGTCATGAAACAAATCACTGAAAAGTACGGGCCTATCACATATAAAAAAGGAATCTAA